The Legionella lytica genome has a segment encoding these proteins:
- a CDS encoding polyamine aminopropyltransferase gives MFSASARSDRNEKDFLGDPIIYRTRDSWGEILVIDRNVRRVLAFDPIYEQSCLNLNEPHIPAHEYTRIMLLVLAFVHPKHVILLGLGGGCLLHSLHYLMPQCTICAIELRKKVHEVALNFFLMPTHPNIHVVISDAQKALVQCDVQSTQIIFADMYQAHGMNPFQGQKKFILQCARILDDNGWLVVNYHQLPEHDSRFIQCLQRYFSELFAGLSHSGNYILFARKKQGSPLSKYQTNVLDLENKLNIKLLMLFKRITRVYSNKY, from the coding sequence ATGTTTTCAGCATCTGCTCGCTCTGATAGAAATGAAAAAGACTTTTTGGGCGATCCCATTATTTATCGTACCAGAGACAGTTGGGGGGAGATATTAGTCATTGATAGGAATGTGAGGCGCGTACTGGCTTTTGACCCCATTTATGAACAAAGCTGCTTGAATTTAAACGAACCACATATTCCTGCACACGAATACACTCGAATCATGCTCTTAGTCTTAGCGTTTGTTCACCCTAAACACGTGATCCTTTTAGGTTTGGGCGGAGGATGTCTTCTTCACTCACTTCATTACCTCATGCCTCAATGCACTATCTGTGCCATTGAGCTCCGTAAGAAAGTGCATGAAGTGGCTCTCAATTTCTTTTTAATGCCAACCCATCCCAATATTCATGTCGTCATTTCTGACGCACAAAAAGCATTAGTACAGTGCGACGTACAAAGCACACAGATTATTTTTGCAGACATGTATCAAGCTCATGGCATGAACCCCTTTCAAGGACAAAAAAAATTCATTCTCCAATGCGCTCGTATTTTGGATGACAATGGTTGGCTGGTGGTGAACTATCATCAGCTTCCAGAGCATGATTCACGCTTCATTCAGTGTTTACAACGTTATTTTTCCGAACTATTTGCAGGTCTTTCTCACAGTGGAAATTATATTTTATTTGCTCGAAAAAAACAGGGTAGCCCTCTGAGTAAATATCAAACGAACGTACTCGATTTAGAAAACAAGCTCAACATTAAGTTATTGATGCTGTTCAAACGAATTACACGCGTGTACTCCAATAAATACTGA
- a CDS encoding VF530 family protein: protein MERTSNDPLHGITLEAMLNSLLICYGWEGLAERVKINCFSSNPSIKSSLKFLRKTPWARTEIETLYRDFLKSKDCDKS, encoded by the coding sequence ATGGAAAGAACATCTAATGATCCACTACACGGCATTACCTTAGAGGCTATGTTAAATAGTTTGTTGATTTGTTATGGCTGGGAAGGCTTGGCGGAAAGAGTCAAGATTAATTGTTTTTCTTCTAACCCCAGCATCAAATCAAGCCTTAAATTTCTGCGGAAAACACCATGGGCAAGGACTGAAATTGAAACTCTTTATCGTGATTTCTTAAAAAGTAAAGATTGCGACAAATCATAA
- a CDS encoding RNA-binding S4 domain-containing protein yields MKDIFINKEHVELFKILKFEDIASSGAEAKEMIAAGTVMVNGKIEKQKRKKMVSGDTIELKGETFRLKLG; encoded by the coding sequence ATGAAAGATATTTTCATTAATAAAGAACATGTTGAACTCTTTAAAATCCTTAAATTTGAAGATATTGCCTCGAGTGGAGCAGAAGCTAAAGAGATGATAGCTGCGGGTACTGTAATGGTAAACGGCAAAATAGAAAAACAGAAAAGAAAAAAGATGGTTTCAGGAGATACGATTGAATTGAAAGGTGAAACCTTTCGGCTCAAGTTGGGTTAA
- a CDS encoding septal ring lytic transglycosylase RlpA family protein, producing MRLAIKTIQYFIITGLLFSLTGCIKANHHEHGVASYKVKGKVYRPLKSAKGYKARGLASFYSNRLHRHKTSNGERYNMYSMTAAHTTLPFNTRVRVTNLNNGRTVVVRINDRGPFYSRRIIDISYAAANRLGIKSTSMVEIRALN from the coding sequence ATGAGATTAGCCATTAAAACGATACAATATTTTATAATTACAGGATTATTATTTAGTTTAACCGGTTGTATAAAAGCAAATCATCACGAACATGGAGTAGCTTCTTATAAAGTTAAGGGCAAGGTCTATAGACCTCTTAAATCTGCAAAAGGATATAAAGCACGAGGCCTGGCTTCGTTTTATAGTAATCGCTTGCATCGCCATAAGACATCTAATGGAGAGAGATACAATATGTATTCTATGACGGCCGCACATACTACGCTTCCATTTAATACCCGTGTACGAGTTACGAATTTAAACAATGGACGCACAGTGGTGGTTCGTATTAATGATCGAGGTCCTTTTTATAGTAGACGAATTATAGATATTTCTTATGCGGCAGCAAATCGCCTAGGAATTAAAAGTACTTCTATGGTGGAAATACGGGCTCTAAATTAG
- a CDS encoding glycoside hydrolase family 16 protein, with protein MNKIVALIPLLFPHFLHAMPCSFDQNKQCSFSRNILTDKNEEGLNYYASTNYDHRKSGEINVYDTTLVAPYWDNVKQPGQLKLSAIKVNDNYWLSGEIMTRRNLESPPYNSPINSATWDTSTTSHGYLEVVAKLPRCETSDDGSCETQQNPANYNTGLWPAIWLLPTDDSQWPNNGEIDIMEAYPKNTDFNVSTAALHFNGNSPSCTGGDCKGPGYRLVTKTESDKLYNQFHKWGFEWEKDSQSTKNGYIITGYFDNQKIWGPLKTDSLPADGANALSRGFNNPEGGYYLIVNLAMGGPYAGAPNPHMKSASMLVQSIKIYNVKSPSICKPPANITSTYTTDKKSVTLKWQKPEGSLPINEYQVRNWVQQLLWKGAAITWTENTLPGQSGKYTYYLNSQCGETTSELIKYEVIIP; from the coding sequence ATGAACAAGATAGTTGCCCTCATACCATTACTTTTTCCTCACTTCCTGCACGCAATGCCTTGCTCTTTTGATCAAAATAAACAGTGCAGCTTCTCCCGCAATATCCTTACTGATAAAAATGAAGAGGGATTAAATTATTACGCTTCCACTAACTACGATCATCGTAAGTCTGGTGAAATTAATGTTTACGATACTACCTTAGTTGCACCGTATTGGGACAATGTAAAGCAACCCGGGCAACTCAAATTAAGTGCAATAAAGGTCAATGATAACTATTGGCTTTCGGGCGAGATTATGACGCGTAGAAATCTCGAAAGTCCTCCTTATAATTCCCCGATAAATTCAGCCACTTGGGATACCAGCACGACGAGCCATGGCTATCTTGAGGTTGTAGCCAAATTACCTCGCTGTGAAACCAGTGATGATGGCTCCTGTGAAACTCAGCAAAATCCTGCCAATTATAATACGGGCTTGTGGCCGGCGATTTGGTTATTGCCTACAGACGATAGTCAATGGCCGAATAATGGTGAAATCGATATTATGGAGGCTTATCCTAAAAATACTGACTTTAATGTCAGTACTGCAGCGCTTCATTTTAATGGTAATTCTCCAAGTTGTACCGGTGGTGACTGTAAAGGTCCAGGATATCGATTAGTTACCAAAACGGAAAGCGACAAATTATATAATCAGTTTCATAAATGGGGCTTTGAATGGGAAAAGGACAGCCAAAGCACTAAAAATGGTTATATTATTACAGGATATTTTGATAATCAAAAAATCTGGGGACCGCTTAAAACCGATAGCTTACCTGCGGATGGAGCCAATGCTTTAAGCAGAGGGTTTAATAATCCTGAGGGTGGCTATTATCTGATTGTAAATTTAGCAATGGGAGGACCTTACGCAGGTGCTCCAAACCCACACATGAAGAGCGCCAGTATGCTTGTACAAAGCATTAAAATCTATAATGTAAAATCGCCAAGTATATGTAAGCCACCAGCTAATATCACATCGACCTATACTACCGATAAGAAAAGTGTCACTTTAAAATGGCAAAAACCAGAAGGTAGTTTACCGATAAATGAATACCAGGTCAGAAATTGGGTACAACAACTTTTATGGAAGGGCGCTGCCATAACCTGGACTGAAAACACGCTTCCTGGTCAATCTGGCAAGTATACTTACTATTTAAATTCTCAATGTGGTGAGACCACTTCTGAATTAATCAAGTATGAAGTAATAATTCCATGA